From the Opitutaceae bacterium genome, the window ACACTTACACTCTTGCAAGCGGAGAGCCTGAATTTATTTCGACCGAAACCATTTCATGGAATGATCAAGGTGTTTTCCGAACAAGTGAGTCATTCGAAAACTACGTCGATCTAATCAATAAAAGAAAAAAGCATATCCAGTCGTCCCATACAACTCCGGCCAGCGCTCCGCGCTAGCCTACGCATATGGACTTCACGTTCGAGGAAAAAATAGATATAGTGAGGGGAATAATCCCCAAAGCGTGGATACATAATTGTCCTGCCCGCAGTATCCATTAATGTAATATAGCGATGCCTAAGCTGGCCCAGGCGCTTTCCTGTTTTCTTCCGCAGTTCAAGAGAAGAAACGCCCTGAGCAACCAGCAGTCCAAGGTGTTGGGCAGCATCCTGGCCTGCCGGACCTCAGCTTTGGGAATCGGGCTTCACCGCGTCTGTGACTGCGGCCATGAGCTGATCGCCTATAACAGTTGCCGTGACCGTCATTGTCCGCTGTGCGAGGGCAGGGCGACGCGGCGGTGGCAGGCGACGCAGTGCGCCAATCTGCTGCCTGTGCCCTACCATCATTGCGTATTCACGATTCCAGACGCGCTGGGCACGTTAGTACGCTACAATGAGGAGTTGCTCTACGATCAGTTGTTCAAGGTCAGCGCCGGTTGCCTGGCTTCATTCTTCCAGAACGACCGGCGATTCCGCGGGCAAGGCGCTTTCATGGGCATCCTGCACACGTGGGGTCAGCGGCTTCAGTTCCATCCCCATGTCCATTACCTTGTCGCCTGCGCTGCGCTCAGGCGTGACCACACCCTGGCCGTAAGCGACGGTTATCTCTTCGATGTCAAAGCCCTTTCCCGGGTCTTCCGCGGCCGCTACCTGGACGCCATCGAGCAATTGCTCCAGCAGAGCCGGCTGACCTTCCCGCCGGGTTGGTCCAGGCGAAGCGTCTGCGCCAGCCTGCAGCAGGCCTCACGGCGCAACTGGTGCGTCTACACCAAGCGGCCCGTCTGCGACCCGGCCAAGCTGGTCGAGTATATCGGTCGTTACGCCCGTAAGGTTGCGGTATCCGAGAGTCGCATAGATTCATTTGATTCCTCCTCAATCACCTACCGTTGGAAGGACTACCGTGACGGCCTCACCAAACGCGCCGTGGTCAGCGCCTCTTCTTTCGTCAGGCTTTTCGTCCAGCACATCCTTCCCTTCGGCTTCAAGCGCATCCGCTACTTCGGATTCTGGCGCCCAGGCGGGCTCAAGCGCGCACGTGAAGCCATGGCAGTACGCGGTGAAAAGATGCGTCGCTGCGTGGAGACTCTGCTTGCTGCCGCCGAGCAATTGATTCTCAGCG encodes:
- a CDS encoding transposase produces the protein MPKLAQALSCFLPQFKRRNALSNQQSKVLGSILACRTSALGIGLHRVCDCGHELIAYNSCRDRHCPLCEGRATRRWQATQCANLLPVPYHHCVFTIPDALGTLVRYNEELLYDQLFKVSAGCLASFFQNDRRFRGQGAFMGILHTWGQRLQFHPHVHYLVACAALRRDHTLAVSDGYLFDVKALSRVFRGRYLDAIEQLLQQSRLTFPPGWSRRSVCASLQQASRRNWCVYTKRPVCDPAKLVEYIGRYARKVAVSESRIDSFDSSSITYRWKDYRDGLTKRAVVSASSFVRLFVQHILPFGFKRIRYFGFWRPGGLKRAREAMAVRGEKMRRCVETLLAAAEQLILSVGEPIWHCPRCGQLLQRLDLAPLPAPNTS